TTTCCCAAGTTCCTTCAAGTTTCGTCGAGATGCTGTCACTGTTTCGTAGGGTAAGTGTAGGCCTATAaggtgtttctgtgttcttactttcttcttcttcttctttgtgttcttccttttttttacgacaaaggaggcagctcaaggggacaaaaaaaggaaacaataataaaaaaaagcccgctactcgctgctcctaaaaagaatccaaagaggtggccgaaaaaagggtcaatttcgggaggattgattttacctgtttgtgtttttttacaAGGTTGCGTTAAGTGTGTATAGCGTCTTTTGCGTCTTTTGTAACTGTTTAATCTCTATTGCAACTATTATACGATTCTCTGCTAAGGAAAAGGAGGTATATAAGGGGAGACGTTTCTATGACTGCGGGTTAATTACTGTGCGGGCTGTGTTGGTATGGGGTAAGGCAGGGTTAAAGAGGGACAGGGGTAAGGAAGgatagggtagggagggaaggatagggttgTAGGGTAAATATACAGTCATACCCACGCATACAggtagacatacagacatacCCACCGCCGTCTCCCAGCTCAAAGATAATGTTGTTTTTGGgacatatatgttttttttagtaGTAGGTATATTGTtttagtgttgtgtgtgtgtttgttttgtttgttgctgTGTTGgtttgtgtatgagagagagagagagagagagagagagagagagagagagagagagagagagagagagagagactattataTCTACAGAATAGCCTACGATCCGACTTACTCCCATCAACAATATCCTTTTTATAGTTTTTCTTATTCTCATATATAACACCGTTTATTTCAAGtttatattcttttctatttctctgtgttatgtttctcctcattttctcccgtCCCTTTTTCTTTAACTCCTTTTCCATAACCCTTTTCATAGTTTTTCTTATTCTCATATATAACACTATTTATTTCCAGTTTAtatgtttctctatttctctgtgtgttttgtttctccTCAATTTCTCCCGTCCCTTTGTCCTTAACTCCTTTTCCATAACCCTTTCCCTCACACATAGAAATCCACCACCACAGAacataaggaagggaggggtaaggattgtggaagaggaggaggaagggatggaagagggggtaggagggaggaggaggaaggtaaggaggttaACCAGAAAcattataaaacaaaaacaaaaactatatGCTTAGAAATCTTTAATACTCACATCTTTATACAACACACCAATAAATACACGAGAGAAAGACTTGGAAGTGTgtacaataaataaagaaagacttATAAGAAACATCAGATCGGGCTATAGTTCTGAGGTCTGGGTTCTGGCACGTCGACTAGGAGAGTTACCCCTTGAACCTCTTACTGAGCGGGGGCACCGGTAGCCTCAGCGCGCGCCTTGGCCTCGTCCTCAAGCCTTGCCTTCTCGATCTGCTCAATGGCGTGCTGGGGcatggggtggaggggaaggggagccacggggaggagggaggagtcggGACGGAAGCCACCCTCATCGGCCACGAAGTTCACGGTAGCCAGTTCGCCGTTAGCCAGAGGGAAGCTGTTGGGAGAGATGTTGTTGATGAGGAGTGTGAAGTTGAGGAGTTAGGAGAGACAGGAggtggataaaggagagagagagagagagagagagagagagagagagagagagagagagagagagagagagagagagagagagaggaggggaaatggtAAGATCAGACAATAGGTAAAGTTTGGTAATTAGGTaactcgttattattattattattattattattattattattattattattactgctgttGTTTCACGTTCAGAAAGtaacctcatcctcttctttttcttttcttctttttcttcttcttcttcttcttcttattattattattattattattatcattattattattgcacggTCTATTGGGAAACCCTTCTAGCGTATAAGATGACACGCGTAGGACAGACGTGAATCGAAAAGCAATatcataggaagaggaggagggaagaggaggaggaaggagagggtgggatggtgcttggtggctggctgactgctccgtgtgtgtgtgtgtgtgtgtgtcgcgaggcgagaagggaagggaagggaaggaaggaaggaaggaaggcaagagattGGAAAACTTTGCGATGGAGTCACGCATCTTTGGTTTTGCTGATATAtgaagttaagagagagagagagagagagagagagagagagagagagagagagagagagagagagatggtgtaaATATTATGGAGTGTGgacgatgaaaatatagatagataacgaTAGAcaagatgaagataatgaagagaaagaacttTAATATGATAGAGATAAAATTAATAGGACAGATAATTATTTAAGAACATATGGTAATGAATAACAGTGAATACGGTGAACACATAAGTTATCCAAGAGAAAAACTTTAATGGAGAAAGCATGGTATGGAAAACGGAGAAATGAGAGAACTATGAGAAGACAGAAGTTGAATATAAGTATGCATAGTAAAGTATTGAACCGTATTGATCTCATGACGAATATAATGAAACTAGACGATATGAAAACTTGAGGGAGGAATTACGAGACGGCCTAAACAACTgcatcaacaaaaacaataacaacaacactatatccttcttcccttcaatgCTAGAactgcaccatcaccaccatcaccaccacctacaatgCCTTACCTGTACGAGCCCTCAATGTTGGCGCCCCCGGTTAATCCCTCACGGCCCGCCTGCTGGACCTTGATGCCGTTGTCAGCTTCGAAGTTTGAGCTGTGGGCACCAAGGGCGTCTGGGTTCAGCTGCTgctggaggaggatgaggactgggggcggggtgggggcggCGGGGAGCTTCTCGGCGACGGCAAGGCCGGCCAGGCAGATGAGAACGGCCtggcgaaggggagagagaagattgGTTACAGAGATTATACCATTGACGTTTTGTgttgaagaagggaaaagggaggaaggaaagactggaaaggaagggagagttttaAAATGACAGTGGCAAAAGAGAATGAGATGAACAGCctgacgaaggagaggaaagtagaccGATTTCAGAAACTACCCAATGAAGTTTTGTGttaatatgaagaaggaaggaaggaaagacgggaaaggaagggagagttttaAAATTGACAGTGGTTAGgggaagaggaaattaaaaggCAGAAGGAGCTTGACGAAAGAGAGGATCAAGATTGGATTCAGAAACTACCTAATGGCGTTTTGTGTTgctgtgaagaagggaggaaggaaagacgggagaGGTAGTGAGTGTGTTAGAATTCCGGCTGTGAGGGGAAGATGATTGAATGTGAGGTAGAATGtacaaagaaaaaggggaaaaagaaatgtgATAAATTGCCTGACGAAGGGAGGGGAATTGAGAGTGGCTTCAGAAACTATTCAATGTTAtatttgaagggaaggaaaggaagggaagggaaggtggggagagaaagaggggagaggaaagaggaagaaggaatagttgaaacggagagaaggggaaaggaagtgaggggaaaggaagaaaaaaataaagaaaaactgaaaaggtagagaaaggaagtaaaaggggGAAACTATAGGAAAATCAAGTCATATTacgtagagagaaaaggagaagagagggaagaggaagaaggaaaagttgaaaaagaaaggaggtgaaaggaagtgaggggaaaggcaggaaaacatggaaaagatgaaaaggaaaggaagagaaaataggaaaatcaaGTCTTTTATTAcgtagggagaaaaggaaaagagagggaagaggaagaaggaaaagttgaaaaagaaaggaggagaaaggaagtgaggggaaaggcagaaaacattgaaaagatgaaaaggaaaggaagagaaaataggaaaatcaaGTCTTTTATTAcgtagggagaaaaggaaaagagagggaagaggaagaaggaaaagttgaaaaaaaaggaggtgaaaggaagtgaggggaaagacaggaaaacatggaaaagataaaaggaaagaaagagaaagaaagtaaaggaggggaAACTCTTGGAAAACCGAGTCACATATTACGAGAGAAGCAGAAGAATACAACACCAATATAACGAAGACTTCACTTTATATGCTTGGGTGAACTCTCTAGGCAGGTGGGAGAGTTACCTTTTACGCCTTTGTGAGCACCTATGCCTTACCTGGTAATTAGAAGCCTTGGTACAGGTGACTGCGTGTACCTCggagtgtgtatgtgcgtgtgtgtgtgtgtgtgtgtgtaataggttAGGTAAAGTGTACAGGCCTAAGTGAATGGGGTTGTTACCattataattcctcctcctcctcctcctcctactactactactactactactactactactactactactactactactgtcaccacttatatatatatgaaaagataATACAGATAATTTATAACCGCATGTAATTAATTAACTTCAAGTGTCGTACTGTGAGCCTCATTTTAATTCAtcctatcagtcagtcagccaaccagtcagcgaAGTACCCagccagtcagcaagtcagtcagccaaACAGTCAAAGAACCAGTCAGCGAAGTACCCAGCCAGTCAGCAGGTCAGTCAGTCCCTCAACCAGTCAAcaaaccagtcaaccagtcaagcTATTCAACCACCCTGATGATATTGATACCCGACGCCTAACTAACTTTCCTATCAAAgtttcccatccttcctatcGCTTTCCCGTCCTATTTCCCATCTTTCCCATCAacatttcccatccttcccatctcttgtacctcctctctttattttttaatgGTGCTTGTGATACCCGACGCCTAACCGATTTCCCATCTCTTTCTCGTCCTATTTCCCATCAGCATTTCCCGTCTCTTTCCCGTCTCTTTCCCGTCTTAACCTTtcgtctgttccttcctttcattccttcccctttactcGCCTTCTGTTCCTATCCATTCTTATCCATTCCTGTCTATCCCTTCCTCcgtctaaccaaacttaacccaacccaaacttaacccaacccaaacttaacctaacccaaacttAACCCAACGCAAACttaaccaaacccaacccaaacTTAACcaaaaccaaacttaacctaaacccaacttaaccaaaccaaaccaataCTCACAAACTTCATCATGGTGGAAGTtgaggtggttgaggaggaggtggttgtggtggaggaggtggtggagttggtTGGTTGAACTCTGGGGAAGTGTGTGACGAACAGCTCCGTTGACCCACCATATATACCCCGACCCACAaggttaaagggagagagagagagagagagagagagagagagagagagagagagagagagggggggggggaggtccttCGAGTATCCTATGGGGGAGTGTCCTATGGGGGTGTCCTACGGGTGGAGTTCTTCTAaccttcaggagagagagagagagagagagtcagtcagttaacctGTTGTTgtgtataattctctctctctctctctctctctctctctctctctctctctctctctctcatttagttAACCgagactgtgtttgtgtgtttgttagcgggagtgtgtgtgcgcgcgtgtgtgtgtgtgtgtgtgtgtgtgtgtgtgtgtgtgtgtgtgtgtgtgtttgttagcgggagtgtgtgtgtgtgtgtgtgtgtgtgtgtgtgtgtgtgtgtgtgtgatgatttaaTGTTAAGTTACTATTTAGAattccattacttttttattttattagacTTAACGTACctgaaacagaagaggaggaggaggaggaagaggaggaggaggaggaggaagaagaggaggaggaggaggaggagtaggtggaggaaggacgaaagaaatggaggatgatttcatatttatttcttctctttttaattgattctctctctctctctctctctctctctctctctctctctctctctctctctctttggtcttgttcttttcttttatttccttctcatctccgggttttcctcctcctcctcttcctcctcctcttcctcctcctcctcctcttcctcctcctcttcctcttcctcctcctcctcctcttcctcttcctcctttattccccttcttAATTCTCACTTTCATATTCATTACcttttgtgttatcattattattattattattattattattattattattattattattattattattattattattattattattattattattattattattattattattattattattattattattattattattattattattattattattattattattattattattattattattattattattattattattattattattattattattattattattattatttcttctgctttacgtttttcctcttttctttcttctttttcttatccttgctaaatctcctcctcctcctcctcctcctcctcctccatctcctctctgaTCCTGAGTCTCACATTTTAAGGTTTGTGAcaggtatgtgagagagagagagagagagagagtgagagagagtgagagagagagagagagagagagagagagagagagagagagagagagagagagagagagagagagaaggaaaggtgaatcaagatagggagaaagaaaaagtaaatatcaaggagagagagagagagagagagagagagagagatttacatagatttacatagaaaatcagaccacacagaccccttggtccagacttggtggtctgtccttaaacctaagtgattttacattaatcagaagactgcaaaacgttgcacttctactctagttgatattaagttgaaggaagagagagagagagagagagagagagagagagagagagagagagagagagagagagagagagagagagagagagagagagagagaatcctttgaCCTTGCTTAGGATAACTTTCTCGCTCTAACCTCTTGTGACCTTCCCGTCCGAaaggtcacctcctcctcctcctcctcctcctcctcctcctcctccctctcctcctcctcctcctcctttcttcatccttccctctactGTCTCGCCAACTGTTCCTgtcacccattcctcctcctcctcctcctcttcctcctcctcttcttcctcctcctcctcctcctcctgttgacaTAATTAGAGGGTTGAGGACCACTGATTACCATATatagtatttgtttgtttgtttgtttgtttgtgtgtgtgtgtgtgtgtgtgtgtgtgtgtgtgtgtgtgtgtgtgtgtgtgtgtgtgtgtgtgtgtgtgtgtgtgtgtgtgtgtgtgtctttatggtTTATTTATTatgtctattctttttttcctctcttgataacatttttttcttttctttttcttatttttctttatttgttctcatttccttcctttcttccttccttctttcctttctttctttctttctttcttttttttttttctttctttctttcttgtttcatcctttccttccttccttccttcctttcccttcctttcttccttcatttttttcttccttccttccttccttccttcttctcttcctctttcctctcagcgccatcattcattctttcccttcctccctttctctcccttcctcccttcctctttctctcctcttatctccatcattcattctctcccttcctctcttcctccctctccctttcttcctccttcctcttcttctcctctcagctccatcattcattctcttccttcctcccttcctctcccttccttcctcccttcctcaagcTATCAATCCAGGCCACcaaaggaaatgggagggaggtagggaggtaagaaagggagagagagggagagaaactggagagaaagggaagggaagataaggggggagggaggaaggatagatatggagagagaaaaaaagggagaggagggaaggatatcaAGGTAGACAActattgaaggagggaggaaagggagggagggagggaagaagggagggaaagcaaggTAGGCAGGtataaaaaagggagggaagaaaagggaggactggagggaaggaaggaacgtagggagagaaaaagggagggagggaaggaaacgaagggaaaggaagagaggaaggaaaggaaggaaggagggaaggaagggaaatagggagagaagaaaggagtaaagaaggaaaggaaagaaagggaaggaaataaaggggaaggaagggaaggatatgaaaggagaggaagggaggaaggaaaggaagggaaggaaaaaaagaagaaaggaaaatagggaggaaagaggagagaaaaaagggagggaagaagggagggaagaagggaggaaaggaaaggaaggtcagTAGGGTTGCCTATGACCTAATGACTTTTATAAGGGCGAGGTCACCTGAGGGAAAGGTCAcctgagggagaaaggaaggtgagaaagaccTGACCCCagccccccctgaccccccccccccttttctgcGGTCACAGTGTCGCATAAAagtacacgcacacacgaacacacacacatacatacatacatacagagagagagagagagagaggataggtaAACAGAAAtataaggacaaggacaaggaggtaactctctctctctctctctctctcacaaaaaaataaatacgtataatttCAACAAAGTCTTTATTCAACATTtcttatatacaaaataacaacaaaaaataacaaaaacaacgatggatggatagacagatagacagacagacagatagatgcatAGACAGACTTCCAAACCTCCAGCAAGGAATCTAATCTCAAGGGAAATCACAGCAAAGGGTTTGATACGGGTTCAGGTATAAGATTGACCTCACCTGTAATCGACACGTCTCCTACCTGTTCACCTCTTAATCAACGTTCTTATTACCTGCCTCACCTGTGTTTTtaattgatgataataatagtagttttACATCACACAATTGGAGAGGAAATCAAATCAACAATGGAGGGAGTGTGGAGGGAGGAGATAGTGGCACTGATTGGGGAGGTAtaacttatctcctcctcctcctcctcctcctcctccattacctcttcctgcaatacctcttcctcctccttctcctcatttctcttctctaattCCTCTTCTAACTGAACCTCATCTAAAACCTCAAAATTTTCTCTTGTTTCTGGCTCAACGTTCACTAAATCAACCTCCTGCTTCGGTACGCCGTTAGAACCCTCCTCAAAATGACCCTGGTAAGCTTCGGACTCAACCTGGACCTCCTCGTGGACTGGACTCTCCTCGAAGACTTGAAGACCCTCAAAGTCCTCTCTTGGTATTTGAAGGTCCGCTGAGCTCTCCTCCTGGACTGGGTGAAGGAACTGGTCTTGTGTATCAGTGGTCTGGACTTCCGGGCTTACTCGGGTCTCGAACTGGACTGGATCGCTTTCCTCTCCTTGGTTGATCTGGTCTAGTGAAAGTTCGGTCTGGCGGGATACCTGGGTGGACTCTGGACTGGGTTGGCTTCGGAGAGCTTGGGCATAGTGTGGACTTACTGGGGTCGCGAACTGAACTGGGTCATGATCTTCCTCTCCTTGGTTGAGCTGGTCTAGTGAAAGTTCGATCTGATGCGTTAAATGGGTGGAATCTGGACTGGGTTGGCTTCGGAGAGCTTGGACAGAGTGTGAACTTACTGGGCTCGCGAACTGAATTGGGTCATGATCTTCCTCTCCTTGGTTGAGCTGGTCTAGTGAGAGTTCGGTCTGACGCTTTACCTGATCGGAATCTGGACTGGGTTGGGTCTGGAGAGCTTGTCCGGACTCGGAACTGTCTGTATAGAGGACTTCACTTGCTGTGGTATCAAACTGGACTGGGTTATGGTCCTCCTCTCCTTGGTTGAACTGGTCTTGTGGGAATTCGGTCTGACGCGTTGCCTGGTCGGACTCTGGACTTTGTTGGGTGTAGAGACCTTCTGTGTAGTAGTTCTGGACTTGGTCTGGTGAGGAGATTGAAGTCTGGTCTTCACCCTGGACTTGCTCTGGTGTGGACTCGTGTGGAAGAGATAGATTATGTTCGCTAATGGATCCTTCCCTACCCTGGaccgtatcttcctcctcctccatctcctctgaaCCGGATTTTGCCTTAGTAAACACAGATTCATTTTGAGTAAGTGGACTCGCAAAAGATGAACCTACACTGGactccccctcactctccccctccccctcttccccttcctcccccttacccctctCTCGGACTGGGATGTAAACCGGAGTGTCCCCAAGTCGGCTCTCCACTGCACTATTCCATACCTTCTCTTCCGGCGTCCATGTGTTCGAATCCCACTCAGTTTCATAAGCACTCGTCACCACAGGGTAGAAGAGGGTTGGTTCCTGCTTCTGCTCGTACTGGGGTGAACCGGGGGAGTACTGGGACGTgtggggggagaagaagagatcataatcctcctcgccttcctcctcctcctcctcctcctctgaatggGTTTGTTTGGGTTGAGATTTCGTcgcttttctcttcgttttctctccatattttgcGTTTTCCCAGTCTGTCTCTTCCTTAAACTGGGGTTCCGTGTACTGGGGGAGCAGGAAAGGGTACTGGGGGGTCTCTTCCTTGCTCTGGGGTACCGGGTTTTCATACTGGGGTTCAAGTTCCTCATACTGTTCAAGGTTTTCATATTGTTCCTCCGGTTTCTCATACTGGGGGGCCGGTTTCTCATACTGGGGGGCTGGTTTCTCATAGTGGGGAGCTGGTTTCTCATACTGGGGTGCCGGTTTCTCATACTGGGGGACTGGTTTCTCATACTGGGGGGCTGGTTTTTCATACTGGGGGACTGGTTTCTCATACTGGGGGGCTGGTTTTTCATTCTGGGGGGCTGGTTTCTCATACTGGGGAGCTGGTTTCTCATACTGGGGGGTCGGTTTCTCATACTGGGGGACTGGGTTCTCATACAGGGGTTCTTTAACGTACTCAAACTCCTCTTTCTCATACTGGGGTGGGGTTTCATCCTCCCCCAGTGATCCGGGTTCGGTATACTGGGGTTCTGCATGGGGTGTGTTGATATCTTCACTGTCCTGGGATTCATCTTCCCTGTACTGGGGTTTCTCGTTCCCATAGGCATCTTTTTGGACGAAGAATGAAT
Above is a genomic segment from Eriocheir sinensis breed Jianghai 21 chromosome 7, ASM2467909v1, whole genome shotgun sequence containing:
- the LOC126995230 gene encoding cuticle protein AMP4-like; amino-acid sequence: MMKFAVLICLAGLAVAEKLPAAPTPPPVLILLQQQLNPDALGAHSSNFEADNGIKVQQAGREGLTGGANIEGSYSFPLANGELATVNFVADEGGFRPDSSLLPVAPLPLHPMPQHAIEQIEKARLEDEAKARAEATGAPAQ
- the LOC126995231 gene encoding titin-like is translated as MEKPMMTMMMKKRKRKPPLTTTTITTTTTTTTTTTTKPQQLNFPHPLHLHLLLLLLLHLLLAPTQAYPHPHPTDPQPPRPQNTQEGRGVPGGVMAILKDSRHSPAAGVHHLEMETSNGIRLMQRVEPNDGDLGGTVTKGAYKFTHPDGTIHELSYVADEHGFRPTSNMLPVPPSNPHSRNPVPHAPHHAPFLPQAKVDPSSSPVQLPATINLRGRNPAPGPQNSPGPQLKETPQDTPPVPQYAPLVPKFTSPLSQFSHQVPKYTPTIPQFRPPTPQFATPVPDPAPQYKEKKPQTSPQLPKYTPTVPQFRPLTPKYTPPVPQYNPPANEFKEKKPQNPPPVPEYKKDKPQYASPPPRLSPQVPQHKKTPQVPQSSPPAPQYQVEPSNAQFTPDTQHLDPTPQDDVPLYKPHYPSNVQTPEYKEETPQLNGNQYGGPDAYLDGPQHSFFVQKDAYGNEKPQYREDESQDSEDINTPHAEPQYTEPGSLGEDETPPQYEKEEFEYVKEPLYENPVPQYEKPTPQYEKPAPQYEKPAPQNEKPAPQYEKPVPQYEKPAPQYEKPVPQYEKPAPQYEKPAPHYEKPAPQYEKPAPQYEKPEEQYENLEQYEELEPQYENPVPQSKEETPQYPFLLPQYTEPQFKEETDWENAKYGEKTKRKATKSQPKQTHSEEEEEEEEGEEDYDLFFSPHTSQYSPGSPQYEQKQEPTLFYPVVTSAYETEWDSNTWTPEEKVWNSAVESRLGDTPVYIPVRERGKGEEGEEGEGESEGESSVGSSFASPLTQNESVFTKAKSGSEEMEEEEDTVQGREGSISEHNLSLPHESTPEQVQGEDQTSISSPDQVQNYYTEGLYTQQSPESDQATRQTEFPQDQFNQGEEDHNPVQFDTTASEVLYTDSSESGQALQTQPSPDSDQVKRQTELSLDQLNQGEEDHDPIQFASPVSSHSVQALRSQPSPDSTHLTHQIELSLDQLNQGEEDHDPVQFATPVSPHYAQALRSQPSPESTQVSRQTELSLDQINQGEESDPVQFETRVSPEVQTTDTQDQFLHPVQEESSADLQIPREDFEGLQVFEESPVHEEVQVESEAYQGHFEEGSNGVPKQEVDLVNVEPETRENFEVLDEVQLEEELEKRNEEKEEEEVLQEEVMEEEEEEEEEISYTSPISATISSLHTPSIVDLISSPIV